In the genome of Fervidobacterium nodosum Rt17-B1, the window TTTGGAATCTGTAATAAAGTAAATTGAAACATCTGAAGCTCCTGCTGATATCATCTCAACATTAATGCCTCCACGACTAACTGCTCCAAAAATTTTAGAAGCTATACCGTGGGCATCAAGCAACCCTTCACCAACAACTGCTATTAATACCTTATCTTTTTTAAATTTTATTTCTTCTATCTCTTTTAATTTCAGACTTTCAGATAACTTCAAAACCTTATCTAAATCACTCATGGATATGATTAAATTTATCGAAGTTTGAGAAGTAATCACAAACTTTATGTTCACACCACTTAAAGCCACACGTGAAGCTATTTCTCCAAGTATTCCAGGAACTCTTCCAAAATTGTGTCCTTTGAATTGAACAATTGCGATGTCGTTTGTCATAGAAACACTTTTTATGCAATTAGCCGTGTAATCTCTAATATGCTCTAATTCATTTCCTTCACTATAATCTTTTATTACTGTAAAATTGATACGATTGTCTAATAACAATTCATAACTTTCCAACTTTTTTAAATCTTCGATACTACAAATATACAATGGAATGGATTTTAACCTTAAAGGTTCTACTGCGCTATGATGAAGTACTTTCGAACCAAAATAAGATAATTCATCAGCTTCTTCGTAATTTAGCATTCTTACAATCTTAGCGTTTGGCGTTATTTTTGGGTCTCCGGTAAGGAAACCTAGAACATCTTTAACGAGAATCACAGAATCCGCATCTAAACAATATCCTAAACTAGTTGCAGTATAGTCACTTCCACCACGTCCAAGTATTGTAATATCACCATTGGTAACTGACTTACCGTAAAAACCAGGTACTATAAAATCACCACTTTGCCATTCACTAATGCTTTCAGCTAGAGCAGATTTACTCTTTTCTAATAATACACTTGAATTACCATATCGACCATCTGTGATTAGAAAATTTTCTGGATATGCGATCTTAAATTTCATTCCATATTCTAGAAGTAACTTTTCCATTATAACAGCGCTCCATCTTTCTCCGGAACTAACCACCTTGTCATATACAAAATCTGGAACTCTGCCTATCATTTTTGAAGCGTAAAGCAAATTTTTTAGGGAATAAATCTCTTCTTTAATCAGATACATATCTTCTTCGGTAAAATTTGCAAATTTCAAGTGATAATTGTGAATGTCATTTAAAAAAGAATCGATATTTAAATTTGTTATATTTTTTAAAGCCTCTATAAGTTTATTTGTTATCCCCTTTAGTGCACTTACAACGATAACAAGTTGATGATCTTTAAAAATTTTATTTTTCAAACTAACTATAATCTTTGAAATATCAACTAGGCTTTCTGGAGAGTCTAAAATAGATCCCCCAATTTTGATAATTTGAAATCTCCTTTTCCATGTTTGATTCACAGAATCGCACCTCCTTTTTGTTTAAAATTTTGCTTGAATTTTGTTAGAATGTGTGGTATAAAAAAAGCGGTCGGGTTTCTTCAACCCGACCGCTGGTTTTTTGTAACAGCAAAATGGTGTACCTATAATTTCCAGCGGTCGGTACACCACATCATCATAGCCATCATATTAACATTTAT includes:
- a CDS encoding aspartate kinase, whose amino-acid sequence is MNQTWKRRFQIIKIGGSILDSPESLVDISKIIVSLKNKIFKDHQLVIVVSALKGITNKLIEALKNITNLNIDSFLNDIHNYHLKFANFTEEDMYLIKEEIYSLKNLLYASKMIGRVPDFVYDKVVSSGERWSAVIMEKLLLEYGMKFKIAYPENFLITDGRYGNSSVLLEKSKSALAESISEWQSGDFIVPGFYGKSVTNGDITILGRGGSDYTATSLGYCLDADSVILVKDVLGFLTGDPKITPNAKIVRMLNYEEADELSYFGSKVLHHSAVEPLRLKSIPLYICSIEDLKKLESYELLLDNRINFTVIKDYSEGNELEHIRDYTANCIKSVSMTNDIAIVQFKGHNFGRVPGILGEIASRVALSGVNIKFVITSQTSINLIISMSDLDKVLKLSESLKLKEIEEIKFKKDKVLIAVVGEGLLDAHGIASKIFGAVSRGGINVEMISAGASDVSIYFITDSKDGEKAFKLVHKEFFEDEDSQIKEVN